In a single window of the Nicotiana tomentosiformis chromosome 8, ASM39032v3, whole genome shotgun sequence genome:
- the LOC104091907 gene encoding uncharacterized protein, whose translation MAFSGQLLPHILWSKPEFRHSRSILPLKANYEPVKILSQRKLDIQSIKRKSNCLVTFSMSHPDNGTSPSSPSETIKKFYSSINNNNLNQLALLISEDCFFDDFSYTRPFKGRKEALKFLEKLTTCMGENTKFYIEQIYEGVDLTTVVNWHLEWKKKQVPFTRGCSCYELSRDGEQLIIKKAQVIIESPIKPGSFALDVFHTVISVFDTFPEASRLFLMNPQVVQTIYDMTLKPSIGPIIAWYRKLWSITVTVLTLIYKLFLYIIEMFHK comes from the exons ATGGCATTTTCAGGCCAACTTCTCCCACATATTTTATGGTCCAAACCAGAGTTTAGGCATAGCCGGAGCATCCTTCCGTTAAAGGCTAACTATGAACCAGTCAAAATACTATCACAACGAAAACTTGATATACAAAGCATCAAGAGAAAATCAAATTGTTTGGTCACATTTTCAATGTCACATCCCGATAATGGCACGAGTCCATCTTCTCCATCCGAAACAATCAAGAAATTCTACTCtagcatcaacaacaacaacctgaACCAACTAGCACTACTCATATCTGAAGATTGTTTCTTTGATGATTTCTCCTATACTCGACCATTCAAAGGGAGAAAG GAAGCTTTGAAATTTCTGGAGAAACTAACCACATGCATGGGTGAGAACACAAAGTTCTACATTGAACAAATTTACGAAGGAGTTGATCTTACAACTGTGGTAAACTGGCACTTAG AGTGGAAGAAGAAACAGGTTCCTTTCACAAGAGGCTGCAGCTGCTACGAGTTATCAAGAGATGGTGAACAACTAATTATAAA GAAAGCTCAGGTAATCATTGAATCGCCAATCAAACCAGGAAGCTTTGCTTTG GACGTGTTCCACACGGTCATTTCAGTATTTGATACTTTCCCTGAGGCATCAC GGTTGTTCTTGATGAATCCCCAAGTGGTACAAACTATCTACGACATGACACTCAAGCCAAGCATAGGTCCAATTATTGCCTGGTACCGCAAGCTATGGAGTATCACAGTCACCGTTCTTACACTTATTTACAAGCTATTCCTTTACATTATAGAGATGTTCCACAAGTAG
- the LOC104091908 gene encoding uncharacterized protein, whose amino-acid sequence MIRTETLVPALTKFKTMVPAGGKLVGTMIPKKQANDDAGEAQMKTENIEPLVAFSRPPPIPPFLGPLVALSLLESWSRRDSNDD is encoded by the exons ATGATTCGAACTGAAACTTTAGTTCCTGCTCTAACCAAATTCAAAACCATGGTTCCAGCCGGAGGAAAATTGG TTGGAACAATGATCCCTAAGAAGCAAGCAAATGATGATGCTGGAGAAGCCCAGATGAAGACGGAGAACATTGAACCCCTTGTTGCTTTTAGCAGGCCGCCTCCAATTCCTCCTTTCCTTGGACCTCTAGTTGCTCTTTCATTGCTTGAATCATGGTCGAGACGAGATAGCAACGATGATTGA